A part of Clarias gariepinus isolate MV-2021 ecotype Netherlands chromosome 14, CGAR_prim_01v2, whole genome shotgun sequence genomic DNA contains:
- the c1qtnf1 gene encoding complement C1q tumor necrosis factor-related protein 1 yields the protein MAWVCSHHGTPVPAVSVGLLLLMCATRIEPYSTPYTETDRDQYDSRNQHQTADHQDTSRMKECQRCCDPGEEPPQHGTTYPQYQVVPQINITILKGEKGESGQRGPYGKVGKTGQGGPRGPNGLKGSKGNMGTPGDPCKSYYSAFSVGRKKALHSNDYYQTMVFDTELVNLYGHFNMFTGKFFCYVPGIYFFSLNVHTWNQKETYLHLMKNEQEMAILYAQPSDRSIMQSQSLMLDLERDDEVWVRLYKGERENAIFSDDFDTYITFSGYLIKPKNEG from the exons atGGCTTGGGTATGCAGTCACCATGGGACCCCTGTGCCAGCAGTGAGTGTAGGATTACTACTACTGATGTGTGCAACACGGATTGAACCATACAGTACCCCTTATACTGAGACAGACCGTGATCAATATGACTCCAGAAATCAGCACCAAACCGCAGACCATCAGGACACCAG CAGGATGAAAGAGTGTCAGCGATGTTGTGACCCAGGAGAGGAGCCTCCCCAACATGGCACCACTTACCCACAATACCAGGTTGTTCCACAGATAAACATTACCATCCTTAAAG GGGAAAAGGGAGAAAGCGGCCAGCGTGGACCCTATGGCAAAGTAGGCAAGACAGGGCAGGGAGGCCCAAGAGGACCCAATGGCTTAAAGGGCTCCAAGGGCAATATGGGAACCCCAGGAGATCCCTGCAAATCCTACTATTCTGCCTTCTCTGTAGGCCGAAAGAAAGCCCTGCACAGCAACGACTACTACCAGACGATGGTGTTTGACACAGAATTAGTCAACCTCTATGGGcattttaacatgtttacaGGCAAATTCTTTTGCTACGTGCCAGGAATTTACTTCTTCAGCCTCAATGTGCACACGTGGAACCAGAAGGAGACGTATTTGCATCTGATGAAAAATGAACAAGAGATGGCCATCCTGTATGCACAGCCTAGTGACCGCTCTATCATGCAGAGCCAGAGCCTGATGCTGGATTTGgagagagatgatgaagtctggGTTCGCCTCTATaagggcgagagagagaatgcCATCTTCAGTGATGATTTCGATACATATATCACATTCAGTGGCTACCTCATCAAACCCAAGAATGAAGGTTAG